One Denticeps clupeoides chromosome 12, fDenClu1.1, whole genome shotgun sequence genomic window carries:
- the LOC114800948 gene encoding cadherin EGF LAG seven-pass G-type receptor 2-like — protein MPLYDLKAFAVDKGVPPLKTSVNIQVTVLDVNDNPPVFEKDEFDIFVEENSPIGLVVAHISASDPDEGSNAQIMFQIVEGNIPEVFQLDIFSGELTALMDLDYETRSEYVIVVQATSAPLVSRATIHIKLVDKNDNVPVLKNFQIIFNNYVTDRSNSFPSGVIGRIPAHDPDVSDQLQYSFEAGNELKLVLLNQSTGEIRLSRALDNNRPLEASMRISFQPMSVRSLSCTRFITPVPQSTGFRTQSPQIQKSRELHCQV, from the exons ATGCCATTGTACGATCTGAAGGCCTTTGCTGTGGATAAAGGTGTTCCACCCCTGAAGACATCTGTGAACATCCAGGTGACGGTCTTGGATGTGAACGACAACCCTCCGGTGTTCGAGAAGGACGAgtttgacatttttgtggaaGAAAACAGTCCAATTGGCCTGGTGGTGGCTCACATATCTGCTTCGGACCCAGATGAAGGGAGCAATGCCCAGATTATGTTCCAGATTGTTGAAGGCAACATTCCGGAGGTCTTTCAGTTGGATATCTTCTCTGGAGAGCTCACAGCTCTGATGGACTTGGACTACGAGACCCGTTCCGAGTATGTCATCGTGGTCCAGGCCACGTCTGCCCCGCTGGTCAGTCGGGCCACCATTCACATCAAGCTCGTCGACAAGAACGACAACGTGCCGGTCCTCAAGAACTTCCAGATCATCTTCAACAACTACGTCACCGACAGATCCAACAGTTTCCCCTCGGGCGTGATCGGCCGGATCCCTGCCCACGACCCAGATGTTTCGGACCAGCTGCAGTACAGCTTTGAGGCCGGGAACGAGCTGAAGCTGGTCCTGCTGAACCAGAGCACGGGCGAAATCCGTCTCAGCCGGGCCCTGGACAACAACCGGCCGCTGGAGGCTTCAATGCGCATCTCTTTTCAG CCTATGTCTGTTAGAAGCCTGAGCTGCACACGATTCATCACACCAGTCCCTCAGTCCACTGGATTCAGGACACAGAGTCCACAGATCCAGAAGTCCAGAGAGCTTCACTGTCAAGTATGA
- the LOC114800949 gene encoding cadherin EGF LAG seven-pass G-type receptor 2-like produces the protein MDDSIPQFHIDPDTGAVTTQMELDYEDQVSYTLAITARDNGIPQKSDTTYLEILVNDVNDNSPRFLRDQYTGAVMEDVPVFTSVVQVSATDRDSGLNGRVFYTFLGGDDGDGDFIIESPLESS, from the coding sequence ATGGACGACAGCATCCCTCAGTTCCACATTGACCCTGACACGGGGGCGGTCACCACTCAGATGGAGCTGGACTATGAGGACCAGGTGTCCTACACTCTTGCCATTACCGCCCGTGACAACGGCATCCCGCAGAAGTCCGACACTACGTACTTGGAGATTCTGGTGAACGACGTGAACGACAACTCTCCGCGCTTCCTGAGGGACCAGTACACGGGGGCGGTGATGGAAGACGTGCCGGTCTTCACCAGCGTGGTCCAGGTGTCCGCCACAGATCGTGACTCTGGCCTGAATGGCCGCGTCTTCTACACTTTTCTAGGCGGCGATGACGGTGACGGGGACTTCATCATCGAGTCCCCTCTGGAATCGTCC
- the LOC114800951 gene encoding cadherin EGF LAG seven-pass G-type receptor 2-like encodes MFPLLLFGCFKLLSTSAGYNVHVGPDAGPRRVVPAAGRRGAACRLDEVIAPEFTRAWLETDAPAGTVTVSRSPDCDLLPSNPFPVYAVEEWRRPGRHAPAAQPVRRARARPGVRAAARGEVGRDEPAGRSPGGEVGPGRDEPAGRWRSPGRVSPGRQRAVRGARPAARRRALSRDAGRPLAVPLFRRDDGASTQVCLRRDKLLEVDVLCVGSSEGVGHVVSIHWRLGLGSSRRGSLENLLERVALSGSGMMSRRKRSVNTSPQFLPPTYQGGGLGRGRRGAAGLLYRGLFDSRSNNLFTVDSASGVVSTVEVLDRETKDTHVFRVTAVDRGTPPRTAMATLTITVSDTNDHDPVFEQQDYKESVRENLEIGYEVLTVRATDGDAPVNGNILYRVINSNGTNDVFEIDSRSGVIRTKGPVDREAVEAYTLLVEANDQVVVEDDNDNAPQFSEKRYVVQVPEDKAPNSQILQVTATDRDKGANALVHFSIMSGNSRGQFYIDAQTGKMDLVGQLDYEASKEYTLRIRAQDGGRPPLSNISGLVTVQVLDVNDNAPIFVSTPFQANVLENVPVGYSIIHIQAVDADSGDNSRLEYRLVETPPSFPFTINNSTGWIIVAAELDRESVDFYNFGVEARDHGIPLMSSSASISMTILDVNDNNPEFTQKAYFMRLNEDAAVGNSVVTVSAVDQDINSVVTYQISSGNTRNRFSITSQSGGGLITLALPLDYKLERQFVLSVTASDGTRFDTAKVYVNVTDANTHRPVFQSSHYTVNVNEDRPVATTVVVIS; translated from the exons ATGTTTCCCTTGCTGCTTTTCGGCTGTTTTAAACTCCTCTCCACGTCCGCTGGCTACAACGTGCACGTCGGTCCGGACGCGGGTCCGAGGCGCGTCGTCCCGGCCGCGGGGCGGAGGGGCGCGGCGTGCCGCCTGGATGAAGTAATCGCCCCCGAGTTCACCAGGGCCTGGCTGGAAACCGACGCGCCGGCGGGTACCGTGACCGTGTCGCGCAGCCCGGACTGTGACCTGCTGCCCTCGAACCCGTTCCCCGTGTACGCGGTGGAGGAGTGGCGGCGGCCCGGGCGTCACGCACCTGCTGCTCAGCCGGTACGACGTGCACGTGCACGGCCGGGGGTGCGCGCGGCCGCGCGGGGCGAGGTGGGACGTGACGAGCCCGCTGGACGGTCGCCGGGCGGCGAGGTGGGACCTGGACGTGACGAGCCTGCTGGACGGTGGCGGTCGCCGGGCCGAGTGTCGCCCGGGCGGCAGCGCGCTGTTCGAGGCGCGCGACCTGCTGCCCGGCGCCGCGCGCTGTCACGTGACGCCGGGCGGCCGCTCGCGGTTCCGCTTTTCCGGCGGGACGATGGGGCCTCGACGCAGGTCTGTTTGCGGCGGGACAAGTTGTTGGAAGTCGACGTGCTTTGCGTCGGGTCGTCAGAAGGAGTCGGTCACGTGGTCTCCATCCACTGGCGCCTGGGGCTGGGCTCCTCCAGACGGGGGTCCCTGGAGAACCTGCTGGAGAGGGTGGCCTTGTCCGGCTCGGGGATgatgagcaggaggaagaggagcgtcAACACCAGCCCGCAGTTCCTGCCCCCCACGTACCAG GGCGGTGGACTCGGACGAGGGCGACGCGGGGCGGCTGGACTACTTTATCGAGGCCTGTTCGACAGCCGTTCCAATAACCTCTTCACCGTGGACTCTGCAAGTGGAGTTGTGTCCACTGTGGAAGTGCTGGACAGGGAAACTAAGGACACCCACGTGTTTCGCGTGACCGCGGTCGACCGCGGGACGCCGCCACGCACGGCCATGGCCACACTCACCATCACCGTGAGTGACACGAACGACCACGACCCCGTTTTTGAGCAGCAGGACTATAAAGAGAGTGTGCGGGAGAACCTGGAGATCGGTTATGAGGTGCTGACGGTCCGGGCCACCGATGGGGACGCCCCCGTCAACGGGAACATCCTCTACCGTGTCATTAACAGCAACGGGACCAACGATGTGTTCGAAATTGACTCCCGGTCTGGTGTGATCCGTACCAAGGGCCCCGTGGACCGCGAGGCCGTGGAGGCCTACACGCTTCTGGTGGAGGCGAACGATCAAG TCGTGGTCGAGGACGACAACGACAACGCGCCGCAGTTCAGCGAGAAGCGCTACGTGGTGCAGGTTCCCGAGGACAAGGCTCCCAacagccagatcctgcaggtgaCGGCCACCGACCGGGACAAGGGTGCCAACGCGCTGGTGCACTTCAGCATAATGAGCGGGAACTCCCGCGGCCAGTTCTACATCGACGCCCAGACCGGAAAGATGGACCTGGTGGGCCAGCTGGACTACGAGGCCAGCAAGGAGTACACGCTCCGCATCCGCGCCCAGGACGGCGGCCGCCCGCCGCTCTCCAACATCAGCGGCCTGGTCACCGTGCAGGTGCTGGACGTCAACGACAACGCCCCCATCTTCGTCAGCACCCCCTTCCAGGCCAACGTGCTGGAGAACGTCCCGGTGGGCTACTCCATCATCCACATCCAGGCGGTCGACGCCGACTCCGGGGACAACTCGCGGCTGGAGTACCGCCTGGTGGAGACGCCGCCCAGCTTCCCCTTCACCATCAACAACAGCACGGGCTGGATTATAGTGGCGGCGGAGTTGGACCGGGAGAGCGTGGACTTTTATAACTTTGGCGTGGAGGCTCGGGACCACGGAATCCCGCTCATGTCCTCCTCCGCTAGCATTAGCATGACCATCTtggacgtgaacgacaacaaCCCCGAGTTCACCCAGAAGGCCTACTTCATGCGTCTGAACGAGGACGCCGCCGTGGGCAACAGCGTGGTGACCGTGTCCGCGGTGGACCAGGACATCAACAGCGTGGTGACGTACCAGATCTCCAGCGGAAACACCCGGAACCGCTTCTCCATCACCAGCCAGAGCGGCGGCGGCCTCATCACCCTGGCGCTGCCCCTCGACTACAAGCTGGAGCGACAGTTCGTCCTCAGCGTCACGGCGTCCGACGGCACCCGCTTCGACACCGCCAAGGTGTACGTCAACGTGACGGACGCCAACACGCATCGGCCAGTCTTCCAGAGCTCCCATTACACCGTCAACGTCAACGAGGACCGGCCCGTGGCCACCACCGTGGTGGTCATCAGC